One window of the Chloroflexota bacterium genome contains the following:
- a CDS encoding low molecular weight phosphotyrosine protein phosphatase: MSDSTRICFVCLGNIVRSPLAESMFRHLAEQAGLGHKYEVDSAGTSGWHVGEEPDRRMRRVAAEHGFRYTGRSRQVIKRDFIEFDWIIAMDASNHADLAQLADSETARQKIRLMREFDPQGGPNAPVPDPYYGGIDGFEEVFQIVQRACQGLLDALEQGVMNSEG; this comes from the coding sequence TTGAGTGATTCAACCCGCATCTGTTTTGTATGTTTGGGGAATATTGTCCGCAGCCCCCTGGCGGAGAGCATGTTCCGGCATCTGGCTGAGCAGGCTGGCCTGGGGCATAAATACGAAGTCGATTCCGCTGGAACTTCAGGTTGGCATGTTGGCGAAGAGCCTGATCGCCGGATGCGGCGTGTGGCCGCCGAACACGGTTTTCGCTATACTGGCCGCTCGCGCCAGGTGATAAAGCGCGATTTTATCGAATTTGACTGGATTATTGCCATGGATGCCAGCAACCATGCCGATTTAGCACAACTGGCCGATAGCGAAACTGCGCGCCAGAAAATTCGTCTGATGCGCGAGTTTGACCCCCAGGGCGGGCCAAATGCCCCTGTGCCAGACCCTTACTATGGCGGGATTGATGGCTTCGAAGAAGTTTTCCAGATTGTGCAGCGTGCCTGCCAGGGCCTATTAGATGCTTTGGAACAAGGAGTGATGAATAGCGAAGGATGA